One genomic region from Campylobacter sp. RM5004 encodes:
- a CDS encoding molybdopterin molybdotransferase MoeA, translating into MKIQDALNNIELIKEINNTEIINLFEAKGRVLANDFYAKCNAPLFTNSAMDGYALKSSEFNKGLKVIKTIFAGDMSECEIKSGECVKIMTGAKLPKGADSVLMVEKSIIKDDLMYATSDSLRVGEAIRYEGEEYKVGDLIIKKGVITDEIIMMLASNGVFNIEVLKEIKVGIYASGLEIIEPYSKGFGVYNSNAYGIFSAFKDFSKPTYLGILKDEYEYVKNALIGAFDNFDLVVSIGAASVGDADFIKKALNELGFTPIFTKVKMKPAGPVSLYHKDNKYILVLPGNPMSAYIGALIYARKIIYKMLGISFRNLSYECPISQDLSIKNAKENIVIGNIIDDCFVPFNNAKLSSGQISPLSKCTHYIICDIDCDIKQGEKVRVYEQSI; encoded by the coding sequence ATGAAAATTCAAGATGCCTTAAATAATATAGAATTAATTAAAGAAATAAACAATACCGAAATAATAAATTTATTTGAAGCAAAAGGAAGAGTTTTAGCAAATGATTTTTATGCTAAATGCAATGCTCCTTTATTTACAAACTCAGCAATGGATGGTTATGCTTTAAAATCAAGTGAGTTTAACAAAGGTCTTAAGGTTATAAAAACTATTTTTGCAGGCGATATGAGTGAATGCGAAATTAAAAGTGGCGAATGCGTTAAGATTATGACAGGAGCAAAGTTACCAAAAGGTGCTGATAGTGTTTTGATGGTTGAAAAATCAATCATTAAAGATGATTTAATGTATGCTACAAGCGATAGTTTAAGAGTAGGCGAAGCTATAAGATATGAAGGCGAAGAATACAAAGTAGGTGATTTAATCATTAAAAAAGGTGTAATTACTGATGAAATCATAATGATGTTAGCTAGCAACGGAGTTTTTAATATTGAAGTATTAAAAGAAATTAAAGTAGGAATTTATGCAAGTGGCTTAGAAATCATTGAGCCATATTCAAAAGGGTTTGGAGTATATAATTCTAATGCTTATGGTATTTTTTCAGCATTTAAAGATTTTTCAAAGCCAACTTATTTGGGTATTTTAAAAGATGAATATGAGTATGTTAAAAATGCTTTAATAGGTGCTTTTGATAATTTTGATTTAGTAGTAAGCATTGGAGCTGCAAGTGTAGGTGATGCTGATTTTATCAAAAAGGCTTTAAACGAATTAGGCTTTACTCCTATTTTTACAAAGGTAAAAATGAAGCCTGCAGGCCCTGTTAGCTTATATCATAAGGATAATAAATATATTTTAGTTTTACCAGGTAATCCTATGAGTGCTTATATAGGAGCTTTAATTTATGCTAGAAAAATTATTTATAAAATGCTTGGAATTTCATTTAGGAATTTATCTTACGAATGTCCTATTTCACAAGATTTAAGCATTAAAAATGCTAAAGAAAACATTGTAATAGGTAATATTATTGATGATTGTTTTGTGCCTTTTAATAACGCAAAGCTTAGCAGTGGTCAAATTAGTCCGCTAAGTAAATGCACTCATTATATAATTTGCGATATTGATTGTGATATAAAACAAGGTGAAAAAGTAAGAGTTTATGAACAAAGCATTTAG
- the hisS gene encoding histidine--tRNA ligase codes for MIHAIKGMNDLLDEDALIYEKIIKTSEEVAKTYGYSYIEVPHLEVTPLFKRSVGESSDIVGKEMYEFLDKGGDSVCLRPEGTAGVVRAFIERKMDKAGVVKRWFYHGSMFRYEKPQRGRYREFHQFGLECFNIASVYEDASVIMILARIFEKLDIAYTLKINSLGSPECLQNYRAALRDYLTKVESNSDFKFCEDCAKRRLTNVIRVLDCKNDNCSKHLVNAPKLSEFLDDESRADFAKLQEILKDNGISFVIDERLVRGLDYYSKTAFEFESSEIGAKAAIAGGGRYDYLVEYLGGAKSYGVGFAMGVERVMDILKSKKTEQKPQNTYFCVLDTELLELAYKLVDDLRKAGKIINLSYDAKKLIKHLNTADKQNYKYFIAIGSDEASKNEVFFKDLESGEQKSIKYEVLKEIL; via the coding sequence ATGATACATGCAATTAAAGGAATGAATGATTTATTAGATGAAGATGCGTTAATTTATGAAAAGATTATAAAAACTAGCGAAGAAGTAGCAAAAACTTATGGTTATAGCTATATTGAAGTGCCGCATTTAGAAGTTACTCCTTTATTTAAAAGGAGCGTAGGAGAAAGTAGCGATATTGTAGGCAAAGAAATGTATGAGTTCTTAGATAAAGGTGGAGATAGCGTATGTCTTAGACCTGAAGGAACTGCTGGGGTTGTAAGAGCTTTTATTGAGCGTAAAATGGATAAAGCTGGAGTTGTTAAAAGATGGTTTTATCATGGTTCAATGTTTCGCTATGAAAAACCACAACGTGGAAGATATAGAGAATTTCATCAATTTGGCTTAGAATGTTTTAATATAGCAAGTGTTTATGAAGATGCTAGTGTTATTATGATACTTGCTAGGATTTTTGAAAAGCTTGATATTGCTTATACTCTTAAAATTAATTCTTTAGGCTCGCCTGAATGCTTACAAAATTATAGAGCAGCACTTAGAGATTATTTAACAAAGGTTGAATCAAATTCCGATTTTAAATTCTGCGAAGATTGTGCAAAAAGAAGGCTTACGAATGTAATTAGAGTGCTAGATTGTAAAAACGATAATTGTTCAAAACATTTAGTTAATGCACCTAAATTAAGTGAGTTTTTAGATGATGAGAGTAGGGCTGATTTTGCTAAATTACAAGAAATTTTAAAAGATAATGGAATTAGTTTTGTAATTGATGAAAGATTAGTTCGTGGGCTTGATTATTATTCAAAAACAGCTTTTGAGTTTGAAAGTAGCGAAATAGGTGCAAAGGCAGCAATAGCAGGCGGTGGAAGATATGATTATTTGGTTGAGTATTTAGGTGGAGCCAAGAGTTACGGAGTAGGTTTTGCTATGGGTGTTGAGCGTGTAATGGATATTTTAAAAAGCAAAAAAACAGAGCAAAAACCACAAAATACTTATTTTTGTGTGCTTGATACAGAATTATTAGAACTTGCTTATAAATTAGTTGATGATCTACGCAAAGCAGGTAAAATAATAAACCTAAGCTATGATGCAAAAAAACTAATAAAACACTTAAATACAGCTGATAAACAAAATTATAAATATTTTATAGCAATCGGTAGCGATGAAGCTAGTAAAAATGAAGTGTTTTTTAAAGACTTAGAAAGTGGCGAACAAAAAAGCATAAAATATGAAGTTTTAAAGGAAATTTTATGA
- the murA gene encoding UDP-N-acetylglucosamine 1-carboxyvinyltransferase, whose product MKYLKIQGNAKLSGSVEISGAKNAALPLLAAALLIKGKCTLTNLPLVSDIKTMLRLLENLGATYELNNHSVTIDSSNVFNTKALYDIVRKMRASILVLGPLLSRFNTCEVSLPGGCAIGQRPIDLHLSALEKMGAKIELVDGYVKASGKLVGAKIHFDKISVGATENTILAAVYAKGKTTIINAACEPEIVNLCDFLTKAGVEIKGIGTNTLEINGVDSLKSDFTCEIIPDRIEAGTYLCAGAITKSNIEVKNIIPEHLGALLAKFDEMGIKYESLNNSIKIFSSDYKAANIQTSEYPGFPTDMQAQFMALCLKAKEESIIDERLFENRFMHVSELNRMGANIKLNGHIANVKNSNLQGTHVMATDLRASSALILAALAAEGITYIHRIYHLERGYENLCEKLSKLGADITELKEEE is encoded by the coding sequence ATGAAATATTTAAAAATACAAGGCAATGCAAAACTTAGTGGAAGTGTAGAGATTAGCGGAGCTAAAAACGCTGCTTTACCGCTACTTGCTGCTGCTTTGCTTATTAAAGGAAAATGCACTTTAACAAATCTTCCTTTAGTATCAGATATTAAAACAATGTTAAGATTACTTGAGAATTTAGGTGCAACTTATGAATTAAATAATCATAGCGTTACAATTGATTCAAGCAATGTTTTTAATACTAAAGCTCTTTATGATATTGTTCGCAAAATGCGTGCAAGTATTTTAGTGCTTGGACCATTGCTTAGTAGATTTAATACTTGCGAAGTATCACTTCCAGGTGGTTGTGCGATAGGTCAGCGTCCGATTGATTTGCATTTAAGTGCTTTAGAAAAAATGGGAGCTAAGATTGAATTAGTTGATGGCTATGTTAAAGCTAGTGGAAAATTAGTTGGGGCAAAAATACATTTTGATAAAATCTCAGTAGGAGCTACCGAAAATACAATTTTAGCTGCAGTTTATGCAAAAGGTAAAACCACTATTATAAATGCAGCTTGTGAGCCTGAAATAGTTAATTTATGCGATTTTTTAACAAAAGCTGGCGTAGAAATTAAAGGAATAGGAACAAATACTTTAGAAATTAATGGAGTTGATAGTTTAAAGAGCGATTTTACTTGCGAAATTATTCCTGATAGAATAGAAGCAGGAACCTATCTTTGTGCAGGTGCAATCACAAAATCAAATATAGAAGTTAAAAATATAATTCCTGAGCATTTAGGTGCATTACTTGCTAAATTTGATGAAATGGGTATTAAATACGAAAGCTTAAATAATTCTATAAAAATATTTTCATCAGATTATAAAGCAGCAAATATTCAAACTTCTGAATATCCAGGCTTTCCAACTGATATGCAAGCACAATTTATGGCACTTTGTCTTAAAGCAAAAGAAGAAAGCATTATTGATGAAAGATTATTTGAAAATCGCTTTATGCATGTAAGCGAGCTAAATCGTATGGGAGCAAACATTAAGCTAAATGGACATATCGCTAATGTGAAAAACTCTAATTTACAAGGCACACATGTAATGGCAACTGATTTAAGAGCTAGTTCAGCACTAATTCTAGCAGCACTTGCAGCAGAAGGTATAACTTATATTCACAGAATCTATCACTTAGAGCGTGGATATGAGAATTTATGCGAAAAGCTTAGCAAATTAGGTGCAGATATTACCGAGTTAAAGGAAGAAGAATGA
- a CDS encoding SDR family NAD(P)-dependent oxidoreductase, whose product MKTAFVTGASSGFGKACAIKLLENNYKVVVLARRKEKLVELEKTYKDNVCVIACDVRDYKAIKKAVDNLPDDFKTIDVLINSAGLALGLGEFHNLSIEDMETMVDTNIKGLLYITHEILPRMLENGGHIFNFGSVAANNPYFGGNVYAGTKAFVGQFSHALRNDVRKNNIKITDIAPGLCKTEFSEVRFKGDKIAADKVYENTKYLSADDIADTIMSIINLKDHVNINRIELMPVTQTWAGFYIQKDKE is encoded by the coding sequence ATGAAAACAGCTTTTGTAACTGGTGCAAGTAGTGGCTTTGGTAAGGCATGTGCTATAAAACTTTTAGAAAATAATTATAAAGTAGTTGTTCTTGCAAGACGCAAAGAAAAATTAGTTGAATTAGAAAAAACTTATAAAGATAATGTTTGCGTTATCGCTTGTGATGTAAGAGATTATAAAGCTATTAAAAAAGCTGTTGATAATTTGCCTGATGATTTTAAAACAATAGATGTTTTAATTAACTCAGCAGGACTAGCACTTGGTCTTGGAGAATTTCATAATTTAAGTATAGAAGATATGGAAACTATGGTAGATACTAATATTAAAGGTCTTTTATATATAACTCATGAGATTTTACCTAGAATGCTTGAAAACGGCGGACATATATTTAATTTTGGTTCAGTTGCTGCTAATAACCCTTATTTTGGTGGGAATGTTTATGCAGGAACTAAGGCTTTCGTAGGACAATTTTCTCACGCATTAAGAAATGATGTAAGAAAAAATAATATAAAAATTACTGATATTGCACCAGGTTTATGCAAAACTGAATTTAGCGAAGTTCGTTTTAAAGGCGATAAGATTGCAGCAGATAAGGTTTATGAAAATACAAAATACTTAAGCGCTGATGATATAGCCGATACTATTATGAGTATAATTAATCTAAAAGATCATGTAAATATAAATAGAATAGAACTAATGCCTGTTACTCAAACTTGGGCTGGATTTTATATACAAAAGGATAAAGAATGA
- the flgA gene encoding flagellar basal body P-ring formation chaperone FlgA has product MNKAFSLFILSLSLFANNISEDLIKHWKKQDSFLEVTSLSFKPELNNNCKIISYPALSKQGFFKVNCGEETKQISFKLQALSKVYILKKNVLKDELISILDLKSEKIDFSKVPFNALRDLNQEIRFKTKANAGSIVKYSMLMPNYLINKDDNVVGILDDGDLSVFIDLIALQSGVKGQKIRLKNTQGHNLTGEIINEKQVLIK; this is encoded by the coding sequence ATGAACAAAGCATTTAGCCTATTTATACTAAGCCTTAGCTTGTTTGCAAATAATATAAGCGAAGATTTGATAAAACATTGGAAAAAACAAGATAGTTTTTTAGAAGTTACTAGCCTTAGTTTTAAACCTGAACTTAATAATAATTGTAAAATAATTAGCTACCCAGCTCTTAGTAAGCAAGGCTTTTTTAAAGTAAATTGCGGCGAAGAAACTAAGCAAATTTCTTTTAAATTACAAGCTTTAAGTAAGGTTTATATACTTAAAAAGAATGTTTTAAAAGATGAGCTTATAAGCATTCTTGATTTAAAAAGTGAAAAGATTGATTTTTCTAAAGTTCCTTTTAATGCTTTAAGGGATTTAAATCAAGAAATTAGATTTAAAACCAAAGCAAATGCAGGAAGCATTGTAAAGTATTCAATGCTTATGCCAAATTATTTAATCAATAAAGATGATAATGTTGTGGGGATTTTAGATGATGGGGATTTGAGTGTTTTTATTGACTTAATAGCTTTACAAAGTGGTGTAAAAGGTCAAAAAATACGCCTTAAAAATACTCAAGGACATAATCTAACAGGCGAAATAATAAATGAAAAACAGGTTTTAATAAAATGA
- the speA gene encoding biosynthetic arginine decarboxylase, with protein MNDYGIDIWGDDNFIIKNGKVCLKYGSEPAIIDIVNTLLDDGYKGPIILRFNHLIKKQIEQIYTNFNNAIKEFDYRGSFNAVYPLKVNQFPGFVKSLVKLGKNLNYGLEAGSKGELLLAMAYNNEGAPITVNGFKDKELITMGFIAAEMGHNITLTIEGINELEVIIKTAKERFGIKPKIGLRVRLHSLGSGTWAKSGGINSKFGLTSTELIEAVGLLKENDLLDCFTMIHFHIGSQINDIHPLKKALSEAGNIYFELRKMGANNLENIDIGGGLAIEYSQFQKTSQRNYTLSEYANDIVFILKTLAAQKQEIEPNIYIESGRFVSGSHAVLVAPVLELFSQEYSESKMQLKEKNPQLIDELCDLYKNIKPSNAVEYMHDSYDHLDSILTLFDLGYVDLQDRSNAEILVHLIGKKAVSMLSPKHLLRTQKEVQERYLVNFSIFQSLPDFWGLGQEFPVMPLDRLNTPPTRSASIWDITCDSDGEISYDANKRPLFLHDVDVEQEDYFLGFFLVGAYQEVLGMKHNLFTHPTQVSIDIDEKGYEIESIIESQSIRDILEDLDYDIREIDEKIQDKINSSELINEKTKKHILGELFIFMHDNGYLKKI; from the coding sequence ATGAACGATTATGGCATAGATATTTGGGGAGATGATAATTTTATTATAAAAAATGGAAAGGTTTGTTTAAAATACGGAAGTGAGCCTGCTATTATTGATATAGTAAACACTCTTTTAGATGATGGTTATAAAGGTCCTATAATTTTAAGATTTAATCATTTAATCAAAAAACAAATAGAACAAATTTATACAAATTTTAATAACGCTATAAAAGAATTTGATTATCGTGGGAGCTTTAATGCTGTTTATCCATTAAAAGTAAATCAATTCCCAGGCTTTGTAAAAAGTCTTGTAAAGCTTGGAAAAAATCTAAATTACGGTCTTGAAGCTGGAAGTAAAGGTGAATTACTTCTTGCTATGGCTTATAATAATGAAGGCGCTCCAATTACCGTTAATGGCTTTAAAGATAAAGAATTAATTACTATGGGTTTTATCGCTGCTGAAATGGGGCATAATATAACTTTAACTATTGAAGGTATTAATGAGCTTGAAGTAATTATTAAAACAGCAAAAGAGCGTTTTGGGATAAAACCAAAAATAGGGCTTAGAGTAAGGCTTCACTCTTTAGGAAGTGGCACTTGGGCTAAAAGTGGTGGAATTAATTCTAAGTTTGGATTAACTTCAACTGAATTAATTGAAGCAGTAGGATTATTAAAAGAAAATGATTTGCTAGATTGCTTTACCATGATACATTTTCATATAGGCTCACAAATAAATGATATTCATCCACTTAAAAAAGCTCTAAGCGAAGCAGGAAATATCTATTTTGAATTACGCAAAATGGGTGCAAATAATCTTGAAAATATTGATATAGGTGGTGGTTTAGCTATTGAATATTCTCAATTTCAAAAAACTTCACAAAGAAACTATACTTTAAGCGAATATGCAAACGATATTGTATTTATCCTAAAAACTCTAGCAGCACAAAAGCAAGAAATAGAGCCTAATATTTACATAGAAAGTGGTCGTTTTGTAAGTGGCTCTCATGCTGTTTTAGTTGCTCCTGTGCTTGAGCTTTTTTCTCAAGAATACTCAGAAAGCAAAATGCAACTAAAAGAAAAAAATCCACAATTAATAGATGAATTATGCGATTTGTATAAAAACATAAAACCTAGCAACGCAGTAGAATATATGCACGATAGTTATGATCATTTAGATAGTATTTTAACTTTATTTGACTTGGGTTATGTAGATTTACAAGATCGCTCAAATGCTGAAATCTTAGTTCATTTAATAGGCAAAAAAGCTGTTTCTATGCTTAGTCCAAAACACTTATTAAGAACTCAAAAAGAAGTTCAAGAAAGATATTTAGTGAATTTTTCAATTTTTCAAAGCTTGCCTGATTTTTGGGGCTTAGGACAAGAATTCCCTGTAATGCCACTTGATAGATTAAACACTCCGCCTACAAGATCAGCTAGTATTTGGGATATTACTTGTGATAGTGATGGCGAGATTTCTTATGATGCTAATAAAAGACCATTATTTTTACACGATGTTGATGTTGAGCAAGAAGATTATTTCTTAGGATTTTTCTTAGTTGGAGCTTATCAAGAAGTTTTAGGAATGAAACATAACTTATTTACTCATCCAACACAAGTAAGCATTGATATAGATGAAAAAGGTTATGAGATTGAAAGCATTATTGAAAGTCAATCAATTAGAGATATTTTAGAAGATTTAGATTATGATATTCGTGAAATTGATGAAAAAATTCAAGATAAAATCAATTCTTCAGAATTGATAAACGAAAAGACTAAAAAGCATATTTTAGGAGAGCTTTTTATATTTATGCACGATAATGGATATTTAAAGAAAATTTAA
- the coaD gene encoding pantetheine-phosphate adenylyltransferase yields the protein MKKAIYPGTFDPITNGHLDVITRALKIVDKLVIAVAKNDKKQPSYDLETRLNLVRSATKNLNVEVIGFDNLLVDFAKEQKIFTIVRGLRAVSDFEYELQMHYANAELNEEIDTIYLMPSLKNAFISSSIVRSIKAHGGDISKLVPASILKDLK from the coding sequence ATGAAAAAAGCAATTTATCCAGGGACTTTTGATCCTATCACTAACGGACATTTAGACGTAATTACAAGAGCACTTAAGATAGTTGATAAATTAGTAATTGCAGTTGCTAAAAATGATAAAAAACAACCTAGCTATGATTTAGAAACTAGATTAAATTTAGTAAGAAGTGCTACAAAAAATTTAAATGTAGAAGTAATAGGCTTTGATAATTTATTAGTTGATTTTGCAAAAGAGCAAAAGATTTTTACGATAGTAAGAGGACTTAGAGCGGTTAGTGATTTTGAATACGAATTACAAATGCACTATGCAAACGCTGAATTAAACGAAGAAATAGATACTATTTATCTAATGCCAAGTCTTAAAAATGCTTTCATATCAAGCTCAATTGTAAGAAGTATAAAAGCTCATGGTGGAGATATTTCAAAGCTAGTTCCTGCAAGTATTTTAAAGGATTTAAAATGA
- the tmk gene encoding dTMP kinase: MNYYAFEGIDTLGKSTQIELLKSLPNSYFKFQPIFVKEPGETKLGIKLRELILNEKMSKRARMFLFLADRAELFSTIDFKKEFIIADRSLISHLAYEVDSDYKQLLDFNLFATNNILPNHIIFFKGDKDLLKDRLANKSLDMIEQKGIEYFLKVQENYEKIIKALNINVLNIDARLSIEEINKIIKEYINDTCN, translated from the coding sequence ATGAATTATTACGCATTTGAAGGAATTGATACTTTAGGTAAAAGCACTCAAATTGAGCTATTAAAATCTTTGCCAAATTCCTATTTTAAATTCCAGCCAATTTTTGTAAAAGAGCCAGGCGAAACTAAGCTAGGAATAAAATTAAGAGAATTGATATTAAACGAAAAAATGAGCAAAAGAGCTAGAATGTTTTTATTTTTAGCAGATAGAGCTGAGTTATTTTCTACGATTGATTTTAAAAAAGAATTTATAATAGCTGATAGAAGTTTAATATCGCATTTAGCTTATGAAGTTGATAGTGATTATAAACAATTGCTAGATTTTAATCTATTTGCAACTAATAATATTTTGCCAAATCATATAATATTTTTTAAAGGCGATAAAGATTTATTAAAAGATAGATTAGCAAATAAATCTCTTGATATGATAGAGCAAAAAGGCATAGAATACTTTTTAAAAGTTCAAGAAAATTATGAAAAAATAATAAAAGCTTTAAATATTAATGTTTTAAATATAGATGCAAGATTAAGTATAGAAGAAATAAATAAGATTATTAAGGAGTATATAAATGATACATGCAATTAA
- a CDS encoding ankyrin repeat domain-containing protein translates to MKKIIFLLISAFVFSKELSDEKVFKLAETISGRNVECNGHDYFVILDNYVNDLNKAYNDKNLEPIKDYDKYYEYFKYWAYQSLGNKRLFDEFNEEANNFCKLHKEHFIKLSKTNYEKSCENFIQRFGMRAFGSINKFIKLDDIYTEFLKIDNAEDSIAYLNEISPNYYQLDFLLKLALLDKKDMKIIEFLTKNNTNINSGYESAIFYALDYYEALEYLLVNNANVNYLNGFGKSAIFYAVEISDIKTIKLLIKYGANLNLQQIESEEELKTNLPYYISFCSYIHPSKTLVIHAASLADLKTLKLLIENNADYKVSDNFGLNALDYAIIYDNKENIKYLKELGLKEKEE, encoded by the coding sequence TTGAAAAAGATTATATTTTTATTAATTAGTGCTTTTGTTTTTTCAAAGGAATTAAGTGATGAAAAGGTGTTTAAACTAGCAGAAACAATAAGCGGAAGAAATGTTGAATGCAATGGACATGATTATTTTGTAATTTTAGATAATTATGTAAATGATTTAAACAAAGCTTACAATGATAAAAATCTTGAACCTATAAAAGATTATGATAAATATTATGAATATTTTAAATACTGGGCTTATCAGAGTTTAGGGAATAAAAGACTTTTTGATGAGTTTAATGAAGAAGCGAATAATTTTTGTAAATTGCATAAAGAGCATTTCATAAAATTATCAAAAACAAATTATGAAAAATCATGCGAAAACTTCATTCAAAGATTTGGAATGAGAGCATTTGGTTCAATAAATAAATTTATAAAACTAGATGATATTTATACAGAATTTTTAAAAATTGATAATGCTGAAGATAGTATCGCTTATCTTAACGAAATTAGCCCTAATTATTATCAATTAGACTTTTTATTAAAACTAGCATTGCTTGATAAAAAAGATATGAAAATAATTGAGTTTTTAACAAAAAATAATACTAATATAAATTCAGGCTATGAGAGTGCTATTTTTTATGCGCTTGATTATTACGAAGCTTTAGAATATTTATTGGTAAATAATGCGAATGTAAATTATTTGAATGGTTTTGGAAAAAGTGCGATTTTTTATGCAGTAGAAATAAGCGATATTAAAACCATAAAATTATTAATCAAATATGGAGCAAATCTTAATTTACAGCAAATTGAAAGCGAAGAAGAGTTAAAAACTAATCTTCCTTATTATATTTCTTTTTGCTCGTATATTCATCCATCAAAAACCTTAGTAATTCATGCAGCATCTTTGGCTGATTTAAAAACCCTAAAATTATTAATTGAAAATAATGCAGATTATAAAGTTAGCGATAATTTTGGTTTAAATGCTCTTGATTACGCAATTATTTACGATAATAAAGAAAATATAAAATATTTAAAAGAACTAGGATTAAAGGAGAAAGAAGAATGA
- a CDS encoding UbiX family flavin prenyltransferase, producing MRFLVAINGASGVNLALKLAKVLSKENEVYLILSKGALKVLKEENNKKLKKYIKNTNITLLKNDDLAASVSSGSFKLDAAFYYASSDFLAKASYGFSDTLILRSLAVNLKENRKIIIAPREMPLNEIMLKNILKLNKLGCIIAPAIYAKYSKSSFKEFVIGKWCDLLGVEYKKFKRWKSE from the coding sequence ATGAGATTTTTAGTAGCAATCAATGGAGCTAGTGGGGTTAATCTTGCTTTAAAATTAGCAAAAGTTTTAAGCAAAGAAAATGAAGTATATTTAATCCTTAGTAAAGGTGCTTTAAAAGTTTTAAAAGAAGAAAACAATAAAAAATTAAAAAAATATATAAAAAATACAAATATTACTCTTTTAAAAAACGATGATTTAGCTGCTTCTGTTTCAAGTGGAAGCTTTAAGCTTGATGCGGCTTTTTATTATGCAAGTAGCGATTTTTTAGCAAAGGCTAGTTATGGCTTTAGCGATACTTTAATATTAAGAAGTCTTGCAGTAAATCTTAAAGAAAATAGAAAAATAATAATAGCACCAAGAGAAATGCCACTTAATGAAATAATGCTTAAAAATATTTTAAAATTAAATAAATTAGGCTGTATAATAGCCCCTGCAATTTATGCTAAATATTCAAAGAGTTCTTTTAAAGAATTTGTAATAGGAAAATGGTGTGACTTGCTTGGTGTTGAATATAAAAAATTTAAAAGATGGAAGAGCGAATGA